The following are encoded in a window of Bacillus sp. SORGH_AS_0510 genomic DNA:
- the sucD gene encoding succinate--CoA ligase subunit alpha — translation MSVFINKDTKVIVQGITGGTARFHTKQMLEYGTQIVGGTSPGKGGQEVEGVPVFNTVKEAVETTGANASVIYVPAPFAADSIIEAVDADLDLVICITEHIPVLDMVKVKRYMEGKKTRLVGPNCPGVITADECKIGIMPGYIHTKGHVGVVSRSGTLTYEAVHQLTQAGIGQTTAVGIGGDPVNGTNFIDVLKAFNEDPETYAVIMIGEIGGTAEEEAAEWVKANMTKPVVGFIGGRTAPPGKRMGHAGAIISGGKGTADEKIRVMNECGIKVADTPSVMGETLIEVLKEQGLYEKCKTH, via the coding sequence GTGAGCGTTTTTATTAATAAGGATACGAAGGTAATTGTTCAAGGGATTACTGGTGGAACAGCCCGTTTTCATACAAAACAAATGCTTGAATATGGTACACAAATTGTAGGCGGTACCTCTCCTGGTAAAGGTGGTCAAGAGGTAGAAGGAGTACCAGTATTTAATACTGTGAAAGAAGCAGTAGAAACTACTGGAGCAAATGCTTCTGTTATTTATGTACCAGCACCATTTGCTGCGGATTCTATCATCGAAGCAGTCGATGCTGACTTAGATCTAGTTATCTGTATTACTGAGCATATTCCAGTATTAGATATGGTTAAAGTGAAGCGTTACATGGAAGGCAAAAAGACTCGTTTAGTTGGTCCGAACTGCCCAGGTGTGATCACAGCTGATGAATGTAAGATTGGTATTATGCCTGGATACATTCATACAAAAGGCCATGTTGGAGTTGTTTCTCGCTCTGGAACATTAACTTACGAAGCTGTACACCAATTAACACAAGCTGGGATCGGTCAAACAACAGCTGTAGGTATTGGTGGAGACCCAGTGAATGGAACGAACTTTATCGATGTTTTAAAGGCATTCAATGAAGATCCTGAAACATATGCTGTCATCATGATTGGTGAAATTGGCGGTACTGCAGAAGAAGAGGCTGCTGAATGGGTAAAAGCTAACATGACAAAACCTGTTGTGGGCTTCATCGGCGGACGTACTGCACCTCCTGGAAAGCGCATGGGCCATGCTGGTGCAATCATTTCAGGTGGAAAAGGAACAGCTGACGAAAAAATCCGTGTGATGAACGAGTGTGGAATTAAAGTAGCTGATACTCCATCTGTAATGGGTGAAACATTAATTGAAGTTCTAAAAGAACAAGGATTATACGAAAAGTGTAAAACTCATTAA
- the sucC gene encoding ADP-forming succinate--CoA ligase subunit beta has protein sequence MNIHEYQGKEILRKYGVAVPNGKVAFTVEEAVEAAKELGTQVCVVKAQIHAGGRGKAGGVKVAKNLDEVRTYASEILGKTLVTHQTGPEGKEVKRLLIEEGCDIKKEYYVGLVLDRATSRVVLMASEEGGTEIEEVAEKTPEKIFKEEIDPVIGLQPFQARRIAFNINIPKELVNQAVKFMMGLYSAYIEKDCSIAEINPLVVTGDGKVMALDAKLNFDSNALYRQNDVLTYRDLEEEDPKEIEASKYDLSYIALDGNIGCMVNGAGLAMATMDIVKHYGGDPANFLDVGGGATAEKVTEAFKIILSDPNVKGIFVNIFGGIMKCDVIAEGVVEAAKQVGLSIPLVVRLEGTNVDLGKQILAESGLNITAAESMADGAQKIVELVK, from the coding sequence ATGAATATCCATGAGTATCAAGGGAAAGAGATCCTCAGAAAATACGGGGTAGCGGTTCCAAACGGAAAAGTGGCATTCACTGTAGAAGAAGCAGTTGAAGCGGCAAAAGAACTAGGCACACAGGTTTGTGTTGTAAAGGCGCAAATTCATGCTGGTGGACGGGGAAAAGCCGGCGGTGTTAAAGTTGCTAAAAACCTTGATGAGGTTCGTACATATGCAAGCGAGATCCTCGGGAAAACATTGGTAACACACCAAACAGGTCCAGAGGGTAAGGAAGTAAAACGCCTGTTAATTGAAGAAGGCTGCGATATTAAAAAGGAATACTATGTAGGATTAGTATTAGACCGTGCTACTTCACGTGTAGTATTAATGGCTTCTGAAGAAGGCGGAACAGAGATTGAAGAGGTTGCAGAAAAGACTCCAGAGAAAATTTTCAAAGAAGAAATCGATCCAGTGATTGGCTTACAGCCATTCCAGGCACGCCGAATCGCTTTTAATATTAATATTCCAAAAGAATTAGTTAATCAAGCAGTTAAGTTCATGATGGGCTTATATAGTGCATACATCGAAAAGGACTGCTCTATTGCTGAAATTAACCCGCTTGTAGTTACAGGTGACGGTAAAGTAATGGCATTGGATGCTAAATTAAACTTTGATTCCAATGCATTATACCGACAAAATGATGTTTTAACTTATCGTGATCTTGAAGAAGAAGATCCAAAAGAAATCGAAGCATCTAAATATGACCTTAGCTATATTGCACTAGATGGCAACATCGGCTGTATGGTTAACGGTGCAGGCTTAGCAATGGCGACTATGGATATTGTTAAGCATTACGGTGGCGACCCTGCTAACTTCCTTGATGTTGGGGGCGGTGCTACAGCAGAGAAAGTAACTGAAGCATTTAAAATTATCCTTTCAGATCCAAACGTAAAAGGTATTTTTGTTAATATCTTCGGCGGAATCATGAAATGTGATGTCATTGCTGAAGGTGTAGTAGAAGCAGCTAAGCAAGTTGGTCTAAGTATTCCACTTGTTGTTCGCTTAGAGGGAACGAATGTTGATTTAGGTAAGCAGATTTTAGCTGAGTCAGGTCTAAACATTACTGCTGCTGAATCCATGGCTGACGGTGCACAAAAAATCGTTGAATTGGTGAAATAG
- a CDS encoding ribonuclease HII — protein sequence MKKQSIAEIEAHLSTIESEDDPFFVEIQRDDRKGVQQSLKKWRRQREQEQLLQEKFIEMTQFERKYRREGFQLIAGIDEVGRGPLAGPVVAAAVILPENFFLAGIDDSKKLSEKKRLEYAEIISREALAYSVSMIHADVIDEINIYEATKKAMYGAVASLDQKPDFLLIDAMKLDTPYPSDSIIKGDAKSISIAAASIVAKVARDELMKEISLSYPAYGFQQNMGYGTKEHIQAIQQCGITPYHRKSFAPVKDFVAQLN from the coding sequence ATGAAAAAACAATCAATTGCTGAGATTGAAGCTCACCTTTCGACAATCGAATCAGAAGACGATCCATTCTTTGTTGAAATTCAAAGGGATGACCGTAAAGGTGTGCAACAATCTTTAAAAAAATGGCGTAGACAGAGAGAACAGGAACAGCTACTCCAAGAAAAATTTATTGAAATGACTCAATTCGAGCGGAAATATCGACGAGAAGGGTTTCAACTAATAGCAGGTATTGATGAGGTCGGTAGAGGACCACTTGCTGGCCCGGTTGTGGCTGCGGCTGTTATTCTACCTGAGAATTTTTTCTTAGCGGGTATAGATGATTCTAAGAAGCTTTCTGAAAAAAAACGTCTAGAATACGCTGAAATAATTAGTCGAGAAGCATTAGCTTACAGCGTGTCAATGATTCATGCAGATGTAATTGATGAAATTAATATTTATGAAGCAACAAAGAAGGCCATGTATGGAGCAGTTGCCTCCTTGGATCAAAAACCAGATTTTCTATTAATTGATGCAATGAAGCTCGATACCCCATATCCTTCTGATTCCATTATTAAAGGGGATGCGAAAAGTATCTCAATTGCAGCTGCATCTATCGTAGCAAAGGTAGCAAGAGATGAGCTAATGAAAGAAATCTCATTGAGTTATCCAGCTTATGGTTTTCAACAAAATATGGGCTATGGGACGAAGGAACACATTCAAGCTATCCAACAATGCGGAATCACTCCCTACCACAGAAAAAGCTTTGCACCCGTAAAGGATTTTGTTGCTCAACTAAACTAA
- the ylqF gene encoding ribosome biogenesis GTPase YlqF — protein MTIQWFPGHMAKARREVTEKLKLVDIIFELVDARIPYSSRNPMIDEIIQHKPRLVLLNKADMADQEATKEWISFFAEKGIKALAINSQAGEGMKQIVQAANEILKEKFDRMKAKGVRPRAIRAMIVGIPNAGKSTLINRLAKKNIAKTGNTPGVTKSQQWIKVGKELELLDTPGILWPKFEDQEVGMKLAITGAIKDTLLNLQDLTVYTLRFLERAYPVRLQERYKLTEIPEDVVALFDHIGELRGCLMGGGMVDYDKVAELVIREIRSEKFGRLTLERPKDFQQVEENNE, from the coding sequence TTGACGATCCAGTGGTTTCCTGGCCATATGGCCAAGGCTCGCAGAGAGGTCACGGAAAAGTTAAAATTAGTTGACATTATTTTTGAATTGGTTGACGCAAGAATACCATACTCTTCTAGAAACCCGATGATTGACGAAATCATCCAGCATAAGCCGAGACTTGTTTTACTAAATAAAGCAGATATGGCTGATCAAGAAGCGACGAAGGAGTGGATTTCCTTTTTTGCAGAAAAGGGAATTAAAGCACTAGCGATTAATTCTCAAGCTGGAGAAGGTATGAAACAAATTGTTCAAGCGGCAAATGAAATTCTAAAAGAGAAATTTGACCGAATGAAAGCAAAAGGTGTAAGACCTAGAGCAATCCGTGCGATGATCGTCGGTATTCCAAATGCCGGAAAATCTACACTTATTAACCGACTGGCGAAAAAAAATATCGCTAAGACAGGAAATACGCCAGGAGTGACTAAGTCTCAGCAGTGGATAAAAGTAGGTAAAGAATTAGAACTGTTGGATACTCCGGGTATTTTATGGCCGAAATTTGAAGACCAAGAGGTTGGAATGAAGCTGGCCATTACTGGTGCTATTAAGGATACCTTATTAAACCTGCAGGACTTGACGGTTTATACTCTAAGGTTCTTAGAGCGGGCGTATCCTGTGCGCCTACAAGAGCGCTATAAGCTTACGGAAATCCCTGAGGATGTTGTCGCTCTATTTGACCATATCGGAGAGCTGAGAGGCTGTCTAATGGGCGGCGGCATGGTTGATTACGATAAAGTAGCAGAATTAGTGATCAGGGAAATAAGGTCTGAAAAATTTGGACGACTTACCCTTGAACGACCAAAGGACTTCCAACAAGTTGAGGAAAATAACGAATAA
- the lepB gene encoding signal peptidase I, which translates to MTKKKNELWEWTKALLIAIALAAVIRYFLFAPIVVDGLSMMPTLKDQDRMIVNKFSYDIGKPKRFDIIVFHAPEKKDYIKRVIGLPGDTIEYKNDTLYVNGKAYKEPYLDEYKKQVQDGPLTDSFTLEETPVGQKTVPKGELFVMGDNRRFSKDSRHIGSVPMSKVIGKTSIVYWPLNDAHIVTVK; encoded by the coding sequence ATGACAAAAAAGAAAAATGAGCTATGGGAATGGACAAAGGCTTTGTTAATCGCTATAGCCTTAGCAGCAGTGATTAGGTATTTCCTTTTTGCTCCAATAGTAGTGGATGGCCTTTCAATGATGCCTACTTTAAAGGATCAAGATCGAATGATTGTAAATAAATTTAGTTATGACATTGGAAAGCCAAAGCGATTTGATATCATTGTGTTTCATGCTCCAGAGAAAAAAGATTACATTAAGCGTGTAATTGGTCTTCCAGGAGATACAATTGAGTATAAGAACGACACTTTATATGTAAATGGAAAAGCGTATAAAGAACCGTATTTAGACGAATATAAGAAACAAGTACAGGATGGTCCATTAACAGACTCGTTCACACTTGAAGAAACTCCAGTTGGTCAAAAAACAGTTCCTAAAGGGGAATTGTTTGTGATGGGAGATAATCGCCGTTTCAGTAAGGACTCAAGGCATATTGGATCAGTTCCAATGAGCAAGGTGATCGGTAAGACAAGCATTGTCTACTGGCCTTTAAATGATGCACATATTGTTACAGTGAAATAG
- the rplS gene encoding 50S ribosomal protein L19, with translation MQKLIEEITKEQLRTDLPAFRPGDTVRVHVKVVEGTRERIQLFEGVVIKRRGGGISETFTVRKVSYGVGVERTFPVHTPKIAKLEVIRRGKVRRAKLYYLRNLRGKKARIKEIR, from the coding sequence ATGCAAAAATTGATTGAAGAAATTACAAAAGAACAACTTCGCACTGATCTTCCTGCTTTCCGTCCTGGAGACACTGTACGTGTACACGTTAAAGTTGTCGAGGGTACTCGTGAGCGTATTCAGTTGTTTGAAGGTGTTGTAATTAAGCGTCGTGGTGGTGGAATTAGCGAAACTTTTACGGTTCGTAAAGTTTCTTACGGAGTAGGCGTAGAGCGTACTTTCCCAGTACACACACCAAAAATTGCGAAGCTAGAAGTAATTCGTCGCGGTAAAGTTCGCCGTGCTAAGCTTTACTACTTGCGTAACCTTCGTGGTAAAAAAGCAAGAATTAAAGAAATTCGATAA
- the trmD gene encoding tRNA (guanosine(37)-N1)-methyltransferase TrmD, with translation MMQIDILTLFPEMFTGVFGQSILQKAVEKSAVNYNVVNFREFADNKHSSVDDYPYGGGAGMVLKPQPIFDAVSTLKEKASSKNPRVVLLCPQGERYSQRKAEELSNEEHLIFICGHYEGYDERIRENIVTDEISIGDYVLTGGELGAMVIVDSVVRLLPEVLGNQESHMKDSFSTGLLEHPHYTRPADFRGLRVPEVLLSGNHKLIEEWRNKEALRRTLLRRPDLLEQIELTPEQEKWLKEVKKEYE, from the coding sequence ATGATGCAGATTGATATTCTTACCTTGTTTCCGGAGATGTTTACCGGGGTATTTGGTCAATCGATCTTACAAAAAGCGGTGGAGAAATCGGCTGTTAATTACAATGTCGTCAATTTTCGTGAGTTTGCTGATAATAAGCATTCAAGTGTCGATGATTATCCTTACGGCGGCGGCGCAGGTATGGTATTAAAGCCACAGCCCATCTTTGATGCAGTTTCAACTCTCAAAGAAAAAGCCAGCAGTAAGAATCCACGTGTGGTTCTTCTATGCCCGCAGGGTGAACGCTATAGCCAGCGAAAAGCGGAGGAATTGTCCAATGAAGAACACTTAATCTTTATTTGTGGTCATTACGAAGGCTATGACGAGCGAATACGTGAAAATATTGTAACAGATGAGATTTCAATTGGTGATTACGTCTTGACGGGCGGAGAGCTTGGTGCAATGGTCATTGTTGATAGTGTAGTCCGTTTATTACCGGAAGTGTTAGGGAATCAAGAATCCCATATGAAGGATTCATTCAGTACGGGGCTGCTTGAACACCCACATTATACGAGACCAGCCGATTTTCGTGGTTTAAGGGTGCCTGAGGTATTACTCTCGGGAAATCATAAGTTAATCGAGGAATGGAGAAACAAAGAAGCGTTAAGACGAACCCTTTTAAGAAGACCGGATTTGCTGGAGCAAATAGAGCTCACCCCTGAGCAAGAAAAATGGTTAAAAGAAGTAAAAAAAGAGTACGAGTAG
- the rimM gene encoding ribosome maturation factor RimM (Essential for efficient processing of 16S rRNA) — protein sequence MEKWFNVGKIVNTQGIKGEVRVISKTDFPEKRYKTGNVLYLFMPKSNTPIELTVKSHRKHKNFDLLTFEGFYNINEVEKFRDGILKVPESQLEALEEDEFYYHEIIGCLVATTKGEEIGKVTDILSPGANDVWVVKGKGGKDVLIPYIHEVVKKVDVKEKVILIDPMEGLLS from the coding sequence ATGGAAAAATGGTTTAATGTTGGGAAGATTGTAAATACTCAAGGCATAAAGGGCGAAGTGAGAGTGATTTCGAAAACTGATTTTCCGGAAAAGCGCTATAAGACCGGGAATGTATTATACCTGTTTATGCCAAAATCAAATACTCCTATAGAATTAACGGTTAAGAGCCATCGTAAACATAAAAATTTTGATCTTCTTACATTTGAGGGCTTTTATAATATCAATGAAGTAGAAAAATTCAGAGATGGGATCTTAAAAGTACCTGAATCCCAACTTGAAGCGCTTGAGGAAGACGAATTTTACTACCATGAAATTATTGGCTGCTTAGTTGCAACCACCAAAGGGGAAGAAATTGGAAAAGTAACAGATATTTTATCTCCAGGTGCTAATGATGTTTGGGTTGTAAAAGGAAAAGGTGGAAAAGACGTTCTCATTCCATATATCCATGAAGTTGTGAAGAAAGTAGATGTAAAAGAAAAAGTGATACTAATTGACCCAATGGAAGGGTTACTTTCATGA
- a CDS encoding YlqD family protein, whose amino-acid sequence MQIIQTVVVKQVLTESSQQQLSDKYQAKLLQLKKECDQLQFELKRLEKTKTFSPDALKKHFQKEIQMRKEKMKLFEFQMEQLHILPLGSEIKEKEVQALKEINVGDSWEDSSGQPCIIIKDGIIKEIR is encoded by the coding sequence ATGCAAATTATTCAAACTGTTGTGGTTAAACAGGTTTTAACGGAAAGTAGCCAGCAACAGCTTTCTGATAAGTATCAGGCAAAGTTGTTGCAGTTGAAAAAGGAATGCGATCAGCTACAGTTCGAACTAAAGCGGCTAGAAAAGACGAAAACTTTTTCTCCGGATGCTCTAAAAAAACATTTTCAAAAAGAGATTCAAATGCGGAAGGAAAAAATGAAGCTTTTTGAGTTCCAAATGGAACAATTACATATCCTACCACTAGGTAGTGAAATAAAAGAAAAGGAAGTTCAGGCTCTCAAGGAAATAAACGTGGGTGATTCTTGGGAAGATAGCAGCGGACAACCTTGTATTATCATAAAAGACGGAATTATAAAGGAAATTAGATAG
- a CDS encoding KH domain-containing protein yields MKQLIESIVKPLVDFPEDVQVDVMEDDNRITYQLTVNKTDMGKVIGKQGRVAKAIRTVVYAAGSSQQKKIFLEIGE; encoded by the coding sequence ATGAAACAATTAATCGAATCGATTGTTAAGCCTCTTGTTGATTTTCCTGAAGATGTCCAAGTGGATGTGATGGAAGATGACAATCGCATAACCTATCAGCTAACTGTTAACAAAACTGATATGGGGAAAGTGATTGGAAAACAAGGGCGTGTTGCAAAGGCCATTAGAACTGTTGTTTATGCAGCAGGATCATCACAACAGAAGAAAATTTTTCTAGAAATTGGTGAATAG
- the rpsP gene encoding 30S ribosomal protein S16: MAVKIRLKRMGAKKTPFYRIVVADSRSPRDGRYIEVVGTYNPVAQPASVQINEELALKWLKDGAKPSDTVRNLFSNQGIMEKFHNAKLNK; this comes from the coding sequence ATGGCAGTTAAAATTCGTTTAAAGCGTATGGGAGCAAAGAAAACTCCTTTCTATCGTATTGTTGTAGCAGATTCTCGTTCTCCACGTGACGGACGTTACATTGAAGTAGTAGGAACTTACAATCCGGTTGCTCAACCTGCTTCAGTTCAAATCAATGAAGAATTAGCTCTTAAGTGGTTGAAAGACGGTGCGAAACCATCTGATACAGTTCGTAACCTTTTCTCAAACCAAGGCATCATGGAAAAATTCCATAATGCAAAATTAAACAAGTAA